One genomic region from Ovis canadensis isolate MfBH-ARS-UI-01 breed Bighorn chromosome 24, ARS-UI_OviCan_v2, whole genome shotgun sequence encodes:
- the CLDN3 gene encoding claudin-3: MSMGLEIAGTSLAVLGWLCTIVCCALPMWRVTAFIGSSIITAQITWEGLWMNCVVQSTGQMQCKVYDSLLALPQDLQAARALIVVAILLAVFGLLVALVGAQCTNCVQDDTAKAKITIVAGVLFLLAALLTLVPVSWSANTIIRDFYNPLVPEAQKREMGSALYVGWAASALQLLGGALLCCSCPPRDNYARTKIVYSAPRSTGPVTGTGTAYDRKDYV, encoded by the coding sequence ATGTCCATGGGCCTGGAGATCGCGGGCACCTCGCTGGCCGTGCTGGGCTGGCTGTGCACCATAGTGTGCTGCGCGCTGCCCATGTGGCGCGTGACGGCCTTCATCGGCAGCAGCATCATCACGGCGCAGATCACCTGGGAGGGCCTGTGGATGAACTGCGTGGTGCAGAGCACCGGCCAGATGCAGTGCAAGGTGTACGACTCGCTGCTGGCGCTGCCGCAGGACCTGCAGGCGGCCCGCGCCCTCATCGTCGTCGCCATCCTACTGGCGGTCTTCGGGCTCCTCGTGGCGCTCGTGGGCGCCCAGTGCACCAACTGCGTGCAGGACGACACGGCCAAGGCCAAGATCACCATCGTGGCGGGCGTGCTCTTCCTGCTGGCCGCCCTGCTGACACTTGTGCCGGTGTCCTGGTCGGCCAACACCATCATCCGGGACTTCTACAACCCGTTGGTGCCGGAGGCTCAGAAGCGCGAGATGGGCTCCGCCCTGTACGTGGGCTGGGCGGCGTCGGCGCTGCAGCTGCTGGGGGGCGCGCTGCTCTGTTGCTCCTGCCCGCCGCGCGACAATTACGCGCGGACCAAGATCGTCTACTCGGCGCCGCGCTCCACCGGGCCGGTCACGGGCACCGGCACGGCCTACGACCGCAAGGACTACGTCTGA